The Rhododendron vialii isolate Sample 1 chromosome 3a, ASM3025357v1 nucleotide sequence GAaagcaaaaacccaaaaatcatcaaaatgaaAGTCCTAAACAATAAGCTTTCCTCAGCCTTTAATTTCGCCCATAAGCCAaaaatttcaagacaaaaaaagaCATAAATTGTGGCACTTGCATCAAATACCTCCATTAGATTTCTTCTATTAGCATTCAATAGAATGAAAAGGCAATGAAAGCAATTAAATATTTAGAAGTTCTCTTCAGTTAAGAATGGGAAAAGTGACACAAGCCCATGTTCAACTAATAGCATTTGGCAACAATATAGGGGATACACTTACTGTGCATTTTTCATAGAACTGAAAGCCTCATTGTTGAACTTCATTGTTCAATTTGCAGCAACTACTGGTTCAACGCCGCTATTCTGATGCTCTAGCTATCAATAAAAGATATTGGAGGGTTAAAATATCAAGCTCCAAAACTTGAACTTCTGACGCAATAACTTCTCAagataaaggacaaaaaagatGCAAATCAGGCAAAATTCTAGTCCGTAAAGTGTAAAGCCACCAGTAAGTGCTACATAGGGTGAAGTTAAAAGGCTTTTGAGGAAGTTTTTTCAGTCATAACTCATAACCTAGGTCATATAATCCACTGGTAGGATACTCCGCTCTCACTTACAATTCGTGCTGCCCACTCttgctttcaagtttcaattctCTATCTTATGAAATTTAGTAGTATGGGTCCTATCGGTTGTTATTGAAAGGCATCCTATGGGTTGTTATTGAAAGGCGTTTTCACGCTCAACTCACTTTCATTCACGTGCCCACCTTATGTGACTTTAGGTCATAAGAAAACGTGGCAGTGAAGAACCAATAGTCAGGAAATGGTGAAATGACATCAACCTTTTGTGGCAATGTTTCCTTCATGTGGAATGCAAAAAAATGCACGATCATTATTCAAATCAGCTCTGAACCATGGATTCCATGAACAATAATTCAGAGcatataaaagagaaaataaactaaTGATTTTTTGTAAACATGATTCCTACCTAATACTCCAAGTTCCATAACTTCCACTTTGTTCAAATGCCAGGTTTCATGGAAAAAACGATTATTGATTGCCATAGTTTTCGCTATTGTATATAAGTTGAATTCTTTATCCTATAATGTCCTTGGTTTATAGTTCAAGATCTATATTCAGAATGTAATATGAATAAACATAAAGTGCACTCTTGAGCACACCCAAGCAATAAGCAAGCAAACCAAATagggaaaacaaaaatttagaatcCAAAAGTACGAAAATATTATGACCATAATGCTTAAGAGTCTAAAAATTTACAAGGGAAGAGATCTGACTATATATCTTATCAATGATAAGAACTGCGATGAACAAGCATAAAGTCCAACATGTGTTAGTGAAAACGGATACATAAATAAATTGTAGCCTGCCTTAAGACTTAATTTTTATAGCTCCAAACTATGTATTTTTGAACACCACAAATGGCAACATAATTGATAAAAGAACATCCCTCTTTGCCAGAAGGGAACATGTAAATGATACCAGGTTATAAACTATGCCGGTAAAATAGTTTCAATTTGGGTCAAGCAACAAACATTCAACAAAATCGACTTTTGGCTAGATGATTTTGTAACTTTCCGCAGTTCCTCTCAGCAGCAGCTTAGTAAATTTCTTCGTAAGCAAGATCGAAAACATAATAAATCCAGTTCAataagcaaaatgaaaaatggaaatcGAACAAACCCAGTTACGTATGCATACATGAAAGAGTAAAATCATAATTTCGAGATGGAGCCCAATTGCACCTTCCTCAAGTAAAAAACAACTACCAGGAAGAATGACCCGAGATTCCACTCGCGTGTGACAATTGCATCAGGAACTGTCTGGTCTGGAAATAAGCGAGAAATTTAGGACTTCCAATGAGATCaataagaaaataagaaatctgaAGAAACGAAAAAGAATCATCTAGCAAAAAGTTCAATAAATTCTTAggtcagagagagagataggcaGATAGCAAAAGGAGCATATGTCGATTAAAGCCGTAATCACACTACCAAATAACGCTTAAGATGAGAACCAGTACATGGCGGAAAACATGGATAGAACCTGGCAACGTAGGTGCTCTAAGGCATGATGAGTTGGTTCTCGATGGCACGGTTCTTGGTTGTCCTTTTAGTTTAGTTGATTTGCATCGTTCGTTCGTATGTCCTGCTTCTTCTCCTTTGTTCTACAATATGGTTTATTCCACCGCCACCGCTTTCGTAACTGTTCAAGCTCATAGGAcaatttttgttctctctcatTTGTACATGAATATATAAACTAAATTAGAAACTGAAatgcaaaacacaaaaaaacacctatGCACGTATATCTAGAACAAACAATATTGCAGTTTTGAGTTCAGTGTGTACGAAATCCAGACAATGTCCTACCGGAAGACTGCGTGCAAAACGAAAACCTAAATTACACAATAAACACGACAACCGTTGCAAACGAATTTCACTTCTGATTCAGAAATCGATCACGCCGATGATTCATTTGAGATTTCGACAACGGAAAGAAATTGTCACGCCCTAACCCTAATACCGACGGGTCTCATCTCAGATAGATGAGAGAGAGTCTTCTGTGATCAATAGTTGTTGCGTAACTAGTCTAGAAACATCTACAAACTctgagaggcagagagagaaaCCCCAAAAATGTTTAGATGCTGACACCACTCAAGGACCAAAAGATTCTTAGGTTGATGGACGTCATTACCCCTGACCAGGACACAAATCTACCAAAATGCACCCCGACGAATGTAGCGAGGGGCTCAATTGGAAAAATCgaacaaaaaattggaaagcCATTCAATTGGCTTCAAGGTTTTTAGTCTTTACGGGAGAGAGATAACTAGCACCTTATGGATTCAAAACTCTATATTAGGTGTAATTTCTTCCGCAAGTAATTTGCTCCAAGGTAATTAGTTTAGAACATATGCAATAGCCCATATGGTAAGTTCAAAACTGGAATACGTGTGAGATGAACGTAAAGGTTGGACATAATGCTCACGTAAATGATTAGTATTTGTGAAGAATATGCTTATCTCAAAAAGCTACAAAGAAACTAAATACAGAAGGAATCAAAATAACTTAAAAGTAACCACACTATTATACCTTAGCCATATCACTCATCCTAAAATCATGAAACTAGTTCAAACAATAGTTCTGCTCCATGAAGAGCTACCATTTTAGTTATTGCTATGATCCCTTTAATACTATCTGGGGTTTTTAAAACACTAATATTCTGAGATATAAGGAGAAATTGCAAAATGATAGCATACTGGcagcaagaaaaagaaaaaaacatgaacTCCCCTAAATATGTTGCGCAATAGTGCACATTCATTTTTCAAGAACATGGGAGCTTCCATGCATTGCTTTGCCAACGCAAGAAGGCACAGCCGAACACATGCATCATAAGCAATCACAGCACTCCACGGCCCTTGTGCACGGAATTGGattaagaaaacataaaaaatatctAAGAACTAGGAAGTCATGAACTCAACAATTTACAATCAGCAAGAAATACCTGGCATGAAAGGTAGGGAGGCGAGCTCGGACAAAACCAGAGGGTGAAGCACTCCTGTAATACAAACAAAATGCCTAAGTCCAACCTTCATTCAAATAAATTCAGTTATAAAAGCTTGAAACAACTCAAAGCATGGGTCTTGCTTATTGGTATATTCCAGAATCTAAACTCTAAAAACCATACACACGAATAACAAAATATGGCAgcaactgaaaagaaaaaccagCACAACATTTTACAAGCTTCACGGGCTGGTCACACTTCTACAGTCCAGTATTATCTTGTGATTCAACCTAAGGCCTGATTTCTCCTGCAGAACCACAAAAAGGAGATGCACTAGGATTTTCATCATTAGTAGCGTGTGAAACCTCCAAATTTGTtggatactccctccgtccctatttaattgtccgcTATGGTTTTGCATGTATTTTCaacggcttatatctctcgacgtatattgctaaaaatatgcaatatggatcttgtttgatagatctcaattttttctataagacaataatttcaaaaacataaaacataatagaaaaaattgagatctatcaaacaagatccatattgcacatttttagcaatatacatcGAGATATAAGCCATtaaaaatgcacgcaaaaccgTAGcagacaattaaatagggacggagggagtactttcttatcttttcttttttgctttgtgTGTTAATGGAAGAACTATACTTGTAATAGTCGAACAGAAGCAAGTTATGTACTAAAATACAAAAGcccaagagaaaggaaagaacaaTCGTGTGTGACCTTTTAACTTCAATAGAAGAAGAGTCCGAAAACCTTTAGCAAGAGATCTATAGTTTGTGGAAAAAATTTGATACCGAAACAATACAAATAGTGTTATATTTCCGATCAGCCCAAATCGAATGTACTCTGTATGGACGCCAACTTCTTCTTGATAGTCATTTGCTTGGTCATTAGGCATGGATATCCTACAATTAACAAAGACAAGGAGAGAGTAGTAATTACCCATAGACACTTTCAAAAAACCTTGAGAGGTATCCTAAGAGTCTAGTATGTACCCCGAGAGATTGACATCTATCTGACGAACATCTCCCCACATGGGATCCCTTCGCAAATATAGGAAGTAAATTCTCTTTCTCAACAATCCAAGTATGCATCGCTTATAGATTTCATAAGTTAGTCAATGAGTTATTGAGTCAAGGAATTAAATACcttcaaaacacttttgtgaAGAGAATGTACCCAACGAACAACCTCGAAGGATAATGCAAGCCATTCATCCAATCACAACACAAACAGCTAATACAGCAAGGGAACAATTAAAGGAATCTCAAAACAAGATCCAAAAAACTATTGGACTAGCAACTACTAAATACAAGGCCAATGTGATACTTGTTTCACATGTTTTCAAGTTTCGAGAATTATTAGATGTGAATTGCGGCTTGTGAGAGCACTGAGAGGCTTTTGGATGGTTTCCAAAAAGGTGGAAAGCCTTGGAGGAgatagaagaagaaaagcaagaAGTCCTGGATATACTCGAGATCTGTTGAGAAAGTACTGTATAAAACAATCCCCATTTGGAagggaaaaaccaaaaatttgGTTCCCAAATTCAAAGTGCCTCAGCAGTCTTTTGTCTTTGGAAAGCACAAAAGAGCCACAACTTTGGGTGAAATAGCGATTTCCGAATTCGGACGTTTACTAGGTCAAAACATGCCCTTAAGCAGAGTAAAATATGCAAAAATCAGACGGAGGTCACCGCCGTTCGAACGCTCAGCATACAATTTTTAGGCCAAAACAACAAGGGCTGAATTTTTTACGAAGTCAATATTTTAAAGGGTTTTGAAGAACAAGAACTATGACAGTGCAACCCTAGTTTGTTTTTTGGAGGGGTGGAAAGTGGAAACTACTGTGAGAGGTCTAGAGAGCGGCTAAAATCAAGAAGAGATCCCCATGGCTCCCATCAGCGAGACCTTGAAGATTCCCTCCATGAGTGGCTAAACACCCTAGATAGGGTAAAGATGAAGCTTCCTTCCAACTTCCCAAGTAGCTTTGTTTTGTAATGTTTCTAGGTTTTCTATTCATATAAAATTGTATACAAGAACCCTTTTTCAGTCTATGAAAATGATTTCAATATTTCTATCTATTTCGTGTTTGTTCAAGATTTCAAACACAGGTCATGCAATGATTTTCTTGCATATGAGATTTGAGTGATTGAGATGAATTATACCCGTAAGACAAGTCGCGCTATCAGACAATCTGTGTATCGATACAGGTCGTACTAGTAAGACGATTTGTGCTATGTGAGAGCCTATGCCGGCTCacaaattgagattattttcttgCCAATTATCGGCAGGGATTGCAATCCCTGGCTATAATCATATTAATCCGAATAGTGAACCAGAAGAATATATACTAGATAGGCGATAGAAGtggattcaaaaccctagatttccttcTCATCTTTTCACAACATTACGTAGTTGGTTTTAGTTTTCTTAAATCAAACTTCCATTCACTCTAAAAATTATATTAGAAATATATGGTATCTACCGTAACTTGGCTTTTTATTCCCCGTGGACGATCTCGGACTTGACGGCTATTCCACGGAGTAATTGTTGGTGTGAAATACAACCAACCATATGCTACCACAAGCAAAAGCTTTTTGAGATAGACAAAATATTTGCCAAATCTACCACGTAACAAACTCACAATCCAAACATCGGAAATATCCGTGCAGCATCACATAAGCTAGCTTTCAGAATTTAGCAGCTGACAGGACCACGAGAGGTCGAATAATGTAGCAAGATTGGCAATTAAACAGGACAAACAGatggacaaaagaaaaaagggacaGAGCTTTCAAAAGTAATGAAATCCAAACTTTGAATCCAGATTCCTAGGAGTATTAGCTAGCACTCACCCAAAGAAAAAAGTATAAGCTTCTTGCAATTAACAACAAATCTAATCAAGCAACATAATCTTATAGACACATTGAGGTGGTAATTTACCTCCGCACAGATTTTACCATGGAAATTGTCTCAATAGGGTATAATCCACGCAAAGTCTCAGCACCAAGAAGAATCCCATCACTTCTTGAACACATTAAGCACAAGTAAGAAAAGACAATATGTCCCAGACATTCAAGCATTGTACTTGTCAATTGTCATAGATATCAAACAACTACCTTGTCCAATTTCTAAAATACCTATTAAATTTTACTAGACTATAAAGGGAAGATTTAAGCATACATCTCCAAATCATAGTCAGCTTACTAGAATCAACTACGTGATAAGGTTATGTTACATAAGCACACAGAATGAGATGCAGAACATGAAATGTTTAGGAGGATCTTAATGTGCAGCTAGCAAAGGAATCGCAAGTAGCACCTTTGATCAGGAAAGAAGCTTACCATCTAATACAGCATTGGCAACATCAGTTGGTTCTGTACAAGTTGGCCTACGATTTCCTGTCATACTATCGACAACTCGAGTTACCATAGCAGGTTTTCCACCCATGTTTCACTTGTAAACAGCAACCTTTTGAAATAAGAACACCTGCAAATCACACAACGGTATACATCACAAGAATTCATACCAAATAACATGTGCAAATACTCCATCCAAAATATCACACGAGTAAAAAAACGATGTCCAAACTATAAAAGATGTTGAAATTTCTCACTCATGAGTAAAGTAATATCAGACGATAGACACTACCACACATAACCCTACCATTTCATAGATTACTCCTCGATACATTGTGCAACAAAGTCATGGCAGCAAGTGAGGAACACAAGCGCAGCACATCTTAGATGCAAATTATCTAAGGGGTAGTGATTTTCATTCTGCCCTAATTTATACTCTCTTCTTTACGTTATTCATGTGAAATTACAATATTGCCCTTTTGCTTGTTCAGTTTTCCATACATGAAAGAACGTTGTAAATTCACGTTACTGCAGACAAAAAAGCAGTGCAAATGGTATAAAGGgcagtgtgaaaatcaattaccttaCATAAACTGGTTACTTTAGATAAATCATTGTCTTAAAACATGAAAGAACCTTAATGACTAAAGGTCAGGGTTTGAATAGGGGGTCAGATAAAGCATATAATTGCACTGTCACAATCAATGGCAACAAACAACGAATTTAACCCATTTTATTTGAAGTTTCTGCATGACTAAACTTACATATCCCCTCGCAAACAAAGATACGACAAATATCTACTCCACACTCTAAAAGCAGTGCATCAAAGTGGAAATAAATCGCAAATGCAGTAGCCTTCATCTTAATGGCAAGCAGTGAGCTAAACACGCAAACTCCACACAAATTCTGCACAGAATGGTATCCATTGTTCCACATTCATGTATTACATCCATTTCCTCTGCATGAAAGGTTGCACAAACAGAAACAGAATTCAGTGTTTAAGAGCAGGACTCATCTCCTTATCTTTATCAGAGAGGGTTGGCAAATCAATATGAACTTGAGAGGCATGCAGGGTGAACAATGAGCCTGTCAATGTTGCAATATTCTTTATCACGCAAACCACGTCTTCCTCTCTCACTTCATCTACCTGCtcaacccaagtcaatgatacACACAAGGACAAAATTATATATTCGAAAACTATTGTTGACTTCTAACTTCATAATATCCAAAATACGTTGACTTCAACTTACTAGCAACTAGCAAATGCTGGATTCAGATTTTGAGTTGAAATATAATGCAAAAACATTAACGTACACCATAAGTACCCTACCCAATACACAAAGGACATGCACACAAACAAGAAAGCCTATTCTATGACAACCATTGGACAGTTTTCCTCCTACCTCCAGCCAAACAGAAGTAGTTTCACTTCCGGTACACAGGTAATGACCAACAAAGATGGTGTCACCCTTCTTCACTGCCTGAAAAACACATCAAAAGCCTCGTAAGGATGGAGTTTGCACTCTAGTATGATGAGATGGATAAAAGTATACAACACCAACACAACCATGTGACTACAATGTGATGGAACCATGGTCCCAATTGCGTTCCGGTGATTACGTGCACATTCATAAAACAGTCAAGTGCGTACTAACTTTTAGTGGACAAATAACTCCTGAAGTAACAAAAACAAGACTCGGAATGGACCATTGGTACACGTTTGGATGCCAACAACATGCTTTTACTATATCCATGCAGTCAATTAACTCATTAAGGCATTGTAAAGGCCATAAATTCTCATTCCAGATAATGTTCGAGAGATGCAAGTATTCATACCTTTGACAGTCCGGAAAAGTTGATTGGTAATATTTCAGAAGAAGCTTCCTGGCCATGATCAGGTGTCAGAATAACTTTACCATGCTCCTGAAGCTGAAGAGTTTTCTCAGTGTTGTTGACAACCTGCAACTCCGAACCCATTGTATCTAGCATAACCTGCGTTGACCAACAATATAACCTCAGCTCCTTTCCTTTGTTCCGAAAAAGAATGCTTGCCCAGAATCCTGGGGGAAAGGAACAACTAAGAAGCTATAACAGCAACTTCCAATGTTTTAGATGTCATCATACATAATCTCAAAACTACTTCGCTAAGCATTCTCCTGTAGACCAAAACCAGCAGTaccttcaaatttcattttACTCATGTTATTAATTCAGCCCTATGGCGTAAGTGGCTGGCTTTCACAATTCCTTTGACAAAAAGAACTCCCGATCGCTAACAACTACTTGTATATTATAAGGCCCAAGGATAAGTAGAGCTAAATGAAGAAGGAGAAAGccacataaaaaaataatcagttacctttttattttaattctcCATTAGTTTTCTCAGCAACCAAATGCGGGGCCTAAACAAAACTAACCAATCCGACTGTCATTAATGTCATCACTGGGTAGGGTTTTAGAAACCggaaaatattttggacaaataTTGCAATCAGAGAATCCTGAATTTCAAGAAATTTCTGGAAACAAACAtataaaaacacacacaaacacgcaTGAACACATGCAAAATTTTGAACGATTGATGAGCATGTAAACCCTGAATTTCAATGTGGTTAAGAAAATTCTTATCTACAATCATatgaacacacaaaaaaacacacacatttGTATCTATCTATCAATCGGAGAGAAGAATGTGAACACATAGCGTATGTAAACCCCTCAGTCTCAAACTGATAGAATATTCGTATAAACAATCATACGAAAACACACATACGTACCCACACATGTAGGAGAATGTGAACATATTGAGTattaaaataagaaaacctCTCTGACCCATTGGAGGACACTGTTGTGGAGACCTTCAGTGAACATCTTCCAGGGGGAATTTAATCACCTGCAAACCGTAAACTAACACCAAACTTGCATCAAAATTTGTACGGCACCTTTTACTCTACCCAAAACCACGCAGAAACACCAAGCAGagcaattttccttttttctttaaaCCAATGCAGGCAATGTAGTAGGGAAAATAtcgagagagtgtgtgtgtgagagagagagtgcgctCGCTTGTGTGTGTATTTTATTCTCGAAGAAAGAGAAAGTACAGAGATATCTGATTACACTGTGGAAGAACGTGAGAGAAAAGTAGAATGTGGGAGAAGAAATAGgaaacccagagagagagagagtgcaccGGCCGCGCCAGGTTGAGATAAAACGGAAATACTTACAGGTTTCTGAAACCTCGACATGAGATCGTTCCGACAACAATCGTCGACCACCGACGACGAGTCGCAGTTGCTCCGGCACTCCTCCGGCCGAACTGGCGGTTTAAACCGATGTTCTTGCTGAGCCGCCCTCATCGACCGCGCCGTAACCGAGGGCCTGGGCCCGCTGGACGACTCCACGGTGCTTCTGAGACTACTCGTGTTGGGACGTGATTGGACCTGATTGTTTGTTTATCAGGTGATCGTTCCAGTTGGTTTTTTGTTGGTAATAAGATCGGGGATAGGGGAGGGCAAAAGGGAAAAAGTTGGTCTTGGCCTTGGAGCCGCGGAGGGAGCGGGCGGCGGAGTCGTAGGCGCGGGCGGAGTCGAAGGTGCCGAGCCACACGCGGGTCTTCTTGAAGGGGTCCCTGATTTCGGCCGCGTACCTGCCCCACAGCCGCTTCCGGACGCCCCTGAGTATGTGCGCGTGTGTTTTTTTCTCGAAGTATGATCTAGAAAGAGAAAGTACAGAGAGAGATCTGTTTAAATTGTACGAAGAATGCGAGAGAAGAGTAGATTGGGGGTTTACAAGGAGGAAGAAATAGGAAACCTAGAAACCCCTTTTTTGCCTCCCGCTCTGGTTCAAGAACTTTGTTTTTTGAACTGGGAAGAGCGTTTCAAAAGTAAAGCTATGTTGCAAGAATTTTCTCTCTATAATCtctatattattattattaaaataaataaaaacttgtTTTTGGTAATCAGCTTGTTTGCAAATTGAAAGAGCGAATATCTGTCCGTTGGgtggattatttttttcttttaaaaaaaacagaaatgacTCTCACACAGAgaattttgcacatatcttgtacatatatttttatgagaCCCATGTCAGAGTCTCAcaaaatgatctgaaccgttcatctttttaaaaatattttttggagggttcttgtaaaaaatcagttccaacgaatatcggtaagagctttctcagaaatcgtagggcgaatcattttgttttgctttacGAATTCTGAGAAAGTCTTTACTGATAtctgttggagttgattttttacaggaacccttcaaaaaatatttttaaaaatatgagcggttcggatcattttgtaagaccccgatatgggccccacaaaaatgtatgcgCAAGATATGTGTAAAATTATCTGTGCAAGTacagttgaaaaaaaaaaagacgtcGAGATGAACGAGCTAGTGGCGTTTCCACGACGCACCAACAgcaatttgatttgttttttactCCGGTATTAATGTATGACGGTGTTTTGACTACTCTCATAATATatcaattttaatttaaaaaataagtcaaataaataatatttattttagttagtgaaacacaTTCTAAGTCTCATAAGACAAATACGTGTGCTCAATCGCGAGTGTGAAAGCGTCTTCAAATACATCTCAAACAATTAAGGTTTGcgagagcgaggattgagagcgcaAGCGCAGTGTGAGAATTTGTTGTAATTTCAAATAGAAATAAGACAAAAAGTTAAACTCAgcaattgattttttatttttttttgttgagcaaaaaaatttGCCAAAATCAACTCCTAATAAAAAAGCACAAATATCTGAAACATCAATATACAATTGCTCAAAGGTCACAAGAGAACCACGTGAAAAAAAGCtcctaaataaaataaacacattAGTGTGTGATTCATCACAAAAATGTGCGATTtctgtaggggttcgatttaggaggagggaccttggcctgaactagtacttctcttccgctgctctgttcctccgccgctgaacctgcaacaagtcactaaggctggaatagcctagtgaccctccgacgatcaagttaaatgtaaggagagttgcttttaggtctagggttaggaaagatggcatacctctcaaagatgaatatccctttgtatttatagacctaggttaacttgggctccaagccagtgcgtggaggtcacgcttaggtaaccgcccttggtgacatcatagatgacgccacgggataagacggttacgaagcacatgggcagatgatccttttcgccacgtatcgctcatggtcccctcctgctatgctgcattctgccaaaagtCCCAAGCGGAATGTACACCTCGGTAACTAgccgaagtgtaaacaggagacttgactccGAGCGAGTAAatagaaagatatacacaggcccatgtcaatatgaggcctcggttgatggtggtccggttatattaccgagacgattaccgaagcctccacaatagcccctcaagtccctggagcgttgcacctctgcttcagggtcttgatcctATCGTATGAGacatcaggccttgatctttctttttagagaataaccgaagggtgaagttgcttcggtagatttcgttcaacccgcgccagagaagagccacgtgtcaaCTGTTGCCGAGATCTCAGAATCAAAAAGctgcctcggcacgtgccatgccagttgattggtacgaaacgtcgcttcggtgacacgcgtcaacatgcctaaggtccgaatatccggcgcctgtcctcggtgcagagtcCTTGATACTAGTCGTTCGATGATAACACATGTCGATGATCTAACGGCTCAatgcacgacgcttcgtttcccgcgcagctttccatctctatcaatataaataggagagacagaggtgagaccgtcaccctttcttctgcttctgaagtcgaaccgccgccgccgtataCTTCCAGCTTTCAGTCGAGATTTCGAtcgttttggttgggagatcttgcacaaacttgaggtatgtcgaccttcttgctttattcttcacgttttgaccattgttttgagtttttcgccgttttcttgcacttgttacggctgagcaaccgctcgccaccgtctggttcaaggcggcgctgggcttctccagcGTTGTAAACGCTATTACCGAGgtctaaactcatcccgagacctagattcatcccgaggccaaaactcatcccgagacctagactCACCCTGATCCCAAGGGAAAGGACTTCTGTTTTTAGAAATTCTTCCGAGAGGGAAACGCCTTTATAGGAAACGATTGTCCGAGGACTCCGgggagcgatgaccattccgcACTGAGCGCTAGACATTGATTTTTTCCCTGagcacatagctaacgggtttttgtattcctttccttggttaggcagaagcgaatggtcatcgagctctcttcggacagttccGGTAGTTCAGGTTCTTCTCCTGTTGAAATTCCCGAGGACattcgccagacacttcgggAGAGGGCATTCTTCCGGACTCCAATCGACTGCGTTGAACCATTTGAACCCTcgagagctcctcgtgaggtgacgacGTTTGACTCCCAAGAtatggaagccccaagtacctcgaaccaaggtccgggtccattcgccgatgcccccgaggaggtacg carries:
- the LOC131318401 gene encoding uncharacterized protein LOC131318401 isoform X1, with translation MSISRGYPCLMTKQMTIKKKLASIQRVLHPLVLSELASLPFMPGPWSAVIAYDACVRLCLLALAKQCMEAPMFLKNECALLRNIFRGVHVFFFFLLPVCYHFAISPYISEY
- the LOC131318401 gene encoding uncharacterized protein LOC131318401 isoform X2, with amino-acid sequence MWGDVRQIDVNLSGISMPNDQANDYQEEVGVHTEYIRFGLIGNITLFVLFRSASPSGFVRARLPTFHARAVECCDCL
- the LOC131318400 gene encoding pyruvate kinase 2, cytosolic-like; this encodes MGFWASILFRNKGKELRLYCWSTQVMLDTMGSELQVVNNTEKTLQLQEHGKVILTPDHGQEASSEILPINFSGLSKAVKKGDTIFVGHYLCTGSETTSVWLEVDEVREEDVVCVIKNIATLTGSLFTLHASQVHIDLPTLSDKDKEVFLFQKVAVYK